The genomic interval GTGGATCTTTACCATGATCATATAATCTTGCAAGGCCAAAATCTCCCAATCTTCCGTTCAATTCTCCATCTAACAAAACATTACTAGCCTTAACATCTCTGTGAATCACCACCTGGTCCCATTCTTCATGTAAATAAAACAATCCTGATGCTACACCTTTGATAACTCTGAATCTTTGTCTCCAATTAAGGGTGACGTTTGGCTGGTCATACAAGTACTTATCTAGACTTCCATTAGGCATGTAGTCATAGACCAAAAGCAGCTCACCTTTACGCCGGCAATAGCCCAAGAGCTGAACTAAATTCCGGTGCCGGAGACGACCGATACTTACAATTTCTGCTACAAATTCCTTCATCCCTTGCCTTGATTCATGTGAGACTCTTTTCACTGCAATCTCAAGTTTACTGGTCGGTAAAACTCCTCTATAAACCTTTCCAAATCCGCCAGCACCCAGTAGCTCCTTGTCTTTGAATCCTTTTGTTGCAACATACAGATCTTTGTACTTGAATCTATGAGGCCCATACTCAAGCTCCCAATCTTCAACAACTTCAGCAAacttccttttccttcttatGAAATAAGCTACACCGGAAACTGCTGCCAGAACCAAACTCACTAAAATCAAAGGTAACCCAATTGTCAAAAATCTTGATCTTTTCTTTCGTCCTAACCGAGGAAGCTTGGGAAGTTGAGACAGGGTAAGCTCCTGCGCCTGACCATTAATACTAAAACTCCAACCCAAAACATAATGCGATGTCAGAACAGAACCAGTTGACGATGAAAAACCAACATACATCTCATTGTTaagaattgaagaaagatcACGAGACAAAGACAAAAGTGGAGTCTTGGGTTTAGGAACATTAATTGGAGCCAAAGTAACGTCCATTCTCTTCTCTAAACCATGATATTCAACCCAAACTTGCATCCGTTGCCCACTGATCAGAGTCAGGTTTCTAAACTGACGGGTGCCATCCTCATAATATCCAGCTGGAAAAGATTTATCAGACTTCAACCCATTAATATCAATCCCAACGTGATTGTCATTGATGTCAGCAAACTCGTTACTTTGTATCGTATCGAGTTCTACAGCAACAACATGATTCGTAGCATTACCATTGTTGGACTCGTTGAAGAGTCCGAGAAACTGGCTCGGAAGAGCTCCGGGGAGGCCCCTGGTGGGTGCAATCACGAAAGCGATTCCGTGACCACTGAGATTCGGATATTCAGGGATGATAGCGAAGACAAAGGTCGTGGAGAAGGTAAAAACTGAACCGTTCGTTGAGTTCTTGAAGTTTACAGGGTTAGGGTAGAAAGCATGACCTTTTTGTTGCCTGGTTTCATTGGTGAGCTTTAGGAGTCCATTGGAAGTGAACTCCGCGATGCCATCAAGGCTTAGATTTGAGGACCGGAAGCCATTGGAGATTAAATTAACATCGCCGGCGGCTGCGAAGCTTATCAGAAGGGCTAGCAGAACTGCAAATCTGAAACACATGGCCACAGTCTGCTAGCTTACCGTCTTCTTCTCTTCGTCCTTGGTTTCTTCCCTTTTATATTCTCGTTCAACAGTACTTCAGATCAGTGCGAGAGTTCATAGAATCTCCCAATCATCAACCGTTCAATAACTTGACCCCTTCGTTTGATAAATGTAGCTAAGTCGAGTAAAGTCCCCAtagcaaaaaaattttttaaaataaaataaactaaaattcaATTGGTTATTATGAAACTTGGGGCtgaagttttaattttgaagaTGTAATTGAACTTATCTGATTGAGTTCAATTAGCCAAAATCAAATGCTAGTTTTAATTAACATTTGAACAggaatatttgtttatttatacataattataaaagaatatattataaatacaTTAAACGGTAAAAACTCAATTAAGCTCATCAACCATTTGATTCGAgtattaaaatattcaaattgtaatttgataattattaatacattattttaaaaaattctaatgATATGAAAATTAGAGATATCAGTTGAAGCTTGATTGAATTCAATAAATTCAAATCGATTATTGTGGTTTCaatattaattgattatgaaaaTGATCTATTTCGATTATTTCAGTCaacttttttatctaaaatttatAAGTGAATCTCGaaaagttaattattattaatatattttacatataaatatcattaattatttaaaaaaataatttaaacatgtattgaattcaaatcataatgaTTGAtgaaataaattgatttagattatgatttgaatttttttatcatatttcgatccatttgaattaatttaattttccaaCATTTAATACCAAACTAATCAAATGCTTATGTTCATTCCCattctaataaaaaaaagttcttACCCCCTGGATCGACATAAATTTGACAGCAGCCGCCATTGCAGAGCTTGATCCTTCAGGCCTTTAGGTGGGAAGTTGCTGTCGAACAGAGACAAGGAGTGGGGACAGGAGCAGCGTGTTCGACCTCACCCCCACTGGCAAGTGCGCCACGTGCAACAAAGTACACCACGGTGGCTTCCAAGACAGGGGCTTTGGTCAACCCCGTACAAAGCCACATGGTCCAGGCTCGTTTGCTTCCCTTAACCAATtgttaaacaaaaattattatttattattatttaaatttgatagCATCCTTGCCATCGGAAGAAAAAGGTTGTTCGTtgcaaatatatattaaataaaaagaaaatccaaaCTTGGAAGAGCCAACCAAATCACTAGAACTTATTtaaaactatatatttttttcttttgcataaGGTATGGCAGATATAAATAAGTTATATGACAAAACCTTTATTAATGAATAacttactttgatttttttcaattaatattttgtagatttttttctcaattaatattttgtaattaacTTCTGTTTTTATAGGATTTATGTtgttaattttgataaataaaattataaaaatatctttaaaaatgaataatggactaattttgattaatgaaaaACCACAtttgttgagaaaaaaattgaaatagttatattttaatagttTTATTAAGTAAAACTAATAGCTTAATAACTCTCTATAAgtacaaaaattattcacaaaaTGTTAATTgagaaaacaaatataaaatatcacgcaaaaaaagttaaaattataaaaatgaaagtaaattttatttttatttttattttttaaaagaaattatggaTGTAAACCTAAACACATACTTTTAAAAGGTATGGCAAAATAacctttattaattattttaagttattaaGAGGGGTTAGTAAAAGAAACATATCTCTATCatatttatattgtttttttatacATTGGAAGAAGTTTAAAATAGACGAAATCATTGACCCTTAAAACTTAATCTCAACAACCATTAAACGAAaaactttcctttctttcttagtttattacttaatttcatattaattttgGGTCAATAACGTTTTTTGTTAAACGTTATTCTACTTAGTAACTTATTTTCCTCATATTTTGAGCTAATTTTATATAACGTTAACTCACTACTCTGTCTATAAACAAAACCTACCTACCTCAGTCACAAACACACAAATACTCTCATCTCTTCTGAAAATTCCTCTAAGCTTCTTTGCtaggttttatttttcttgtaaaatctttttgttctttcagCTATCTCTTATGAGTTTGTGTAAATTATAAGAAAGAGTCTGTTAAATCTTGAAGAATAACTGTTACTGTTCTTTTGCACTGAGTTTTATATTTCGAAAAGatgaaaattatctttaaaaatAGCGATACCATGCCTCagattttttactattttacttactttgttaaattttcaattctttcacaatttatttataacaGAAGATGTAATTGAACTTATTTGATTGAGTTCAATCAGCCAATATCAAATGCTAGTtttaattaacattttaacatgaatatttgtttatttatacataattataaaaaaattattataaaacattaaacagtaaaaacttaattaaccTCGTCAACCATTTAATTCaagaatttgataattattagtatattatttaaaaaatttttaatgatatgaaaattaagaatgtcaattgaaattaattatattcgAATCAAATTTTTGGTTTTCGATATTAATTGATTACGAGAGATGGTctattttaactatttcaatagactttttttttatctaaaatttataagtgaatttaaaaaaaaattattaatatatttttacatattaatatcattaattatattaaaatgattGATGAGAGAAATCGATTTCCattatgatttgatttttaatcatatttcgattaatttgaattaatttaattttccaaCTTTTAATACCAAACTAATCAAATGCTTATTTTCATTCCCATCCAAGTTCTTACCCCTTGGATTGGCATCAATTTGACAGCAGCCGCCATTGCAGAGCTTGATCCTTTGTGTTTTTACGTGTGAAGTTGCTGTCAAACAGAGCCAAGGTGTTCGACACCACCCCTACTGACATGGGCGCCACGTGCAATCAAAGTGCACCACGGGAGCTTCCAAGACAAGGGCTTTGGTCACCCCTTCCCttaactaattattaaataaaaattattattattattatttaaatgatatttaagGTGATTAAAGATTGTAGATTCTATAGAATCCGTATCAGGATAGCATCCTTGCAATAGAAAGGAAAAGGTTGTTCTTTgcaaatattaaataaaaagaaagtcCAAACTTGGAAGAGccaaccaaatcacttgaacttatttaaaactttaatttctttttcttttgaattagCTGTGGAAGATATAAACAAGTTATATTACAAAACCTACATTTTGTAATTAACTTCTGTTTTTGTAGGATTTATGTTGTTAATTTTGATCAGTAAAATACTAATTTTGAATTGGGTATTGGGGTGTGTGGTGGTAGCACCCATCTTTGTTTTACCTCTATGATTATCTAATGTATAGTCTTTGCCTTGAATTATATTGTGAGCTCTCCATTTTTAGGTGCATGGTCACTACTGTTGATATATTGTGTTGCAGCATTTCTTGTATGTTTACTATCAGTCATAGATGGTTATTTGGTCTATGTTTTCACTGTACTTCAGTGATTTTAATCAATGAAAAATCACtttaattgaaagaaaaataaattttgaattgggTATATTTTAATAGTTTTATTAAGTAAATCTAATAGTTTAATAACTCTCCATAAgtacaaaaattattcacaaaaTGTTAATTCAGAAAACAAATattgattgagaaaaaaatataaaatataatgtaaaaaagttaaaattaaaaaaaataaaagtaaaatttattttttttaaaaaaaaaatgtatggATGTAAACCTAAACACATACTTTTAAAAGGTACGGCAAAATAacctttattaattattttaggttATTAGGAGGggataataaaagaaacatatctctaacatatttattttgttattttttttatacatttgAAGAAGTTTAAAACAGAAGAAATCATTGACCCTTAAAACTTAATCTCAACAACCATTAAACAAAAAACTTTGCTTTTTTTTCTGAGTTTATTACTTAATTTCAAACTAATTTTGggtcaataaaaaaaacctatTCAATTCAAACTAATATAATAATCCAACAAGTTGCTGGAGCTGTCCATATCCAGCAAGTTCCTTTTTGATTAAGCTGATTAGTTGTTTAGAACGTGGAGAATCCATATCCAAGGAAGCATTTAATCATGGAGCAACCCTgcaattcttgagttttatgaACATTGTTTAGGCTGATTATTCAAGTTTCAATATTGCTATTCTTTCTCCTTAAATCAATGGGAGAATATCCATTGGGATGTTTATTTGGCATCATCTTTTATTTTGGGAGTTCTTACATATCTTCTCTTCCACTCaactttgatttgatttggaaaataaaggattttgattatttttcttccttttggaTGCATTCAAACATTGAAGAAGATTCCATGTACCATTCATGAAATGCAAGAGCACTTTGACCTCATTCAGTACTTTTCAACACTATCAGTCGTGGGAGAGAAATCTTCTATCCCAAGAGGGGTctcttttcataattttacgttatatttttaattttattctataaattaaaaactCCAATCACGTTTCATATAGTTAAATGATTTTAGATAGTAATTCTAGGTTAATGAAGTCTTTTTGTGGCAAGTTGTTAGAACCTGACCACATTTCTAATCTAGTCCGTGCTTTTCTGCCTCTATCTTGAACTAATCTAATCTGGCAAGTTCCTGGAAAACTTCACTTCCACTATTTGGTCTTTGATAGTTTAACTATATTATAGTAACCATTTGCATTTTCAAAAGGGGACAGAGAAGAAAAGCTctgtttattaattaaaaaacaaaagaaacattCTTGCTATGCTTAGCTGTATAGATTATCATAATGTAAAAGTATATTTCACTTTTCCTTTGCCTCTCAGTGTTTGatgaagagagaatttgatgcaAAAGCTTACTTTCCCTCCCATTTTCTTGTGTCGACTGAAGGGGAACATGGGCGTGATTGGCTGATTCTGTTTATGAATCCTGATCTCTTTGGCCGACTTTCTGGTTTATGAATTCTGCCTGattctttttgcttttgggAAATGGGCCTGATTCAAAGATGGAATTAAGTTCCATAATTCAATAAACATATGTAGAGTTAATGTGTAAGCTTGCTGCAAGAGGCCACTGGCGGGTGCAATCACGAAAGCGATTCCTTGACCGTTGAGTTTCAGATATTCAGAGATGGTAGCGAGGACAAAGGTCGTGGAGAAGGAAAAAACCGAACCGTTTGTTGAGTTCTTGAAGTTTACAGGGCGAGGGTAGAAAGCATGACCTTTTTTCTGCTTGGTTTCATTGGTGAGCTTTAGGGTCCATTGGAAGTGAACTCCGCAATGCCATCAAGGCTTAGATTTGAGGACCGGAAGCCATTATAGATGAAATCAACGTCGTCGGCGGCCGCTAAACTTATCAGAAAAGTTAGCAGAATTGCGAATCTGAAATACATGGCCAAAAATCTGCTAGCTTGCCCTGTTCTCCTACTCTTcgtgttttgttttcttggcATTTATATTCTCGATCAATAGTGCTTGAGATCAGTAGGAAAGTTCATGAGTCTCTCACCCATCAGCCGTTCAATAACTTGACCCTTTGGTTTGAAACAAGTAGCTAAGTTGAAAGTTGATTAAAGTCACCAttgtaagaataaaaaaaataatttgtggCCGAAAATTCAGTTTAGTCCAAAATCAATTgcaagtttaaattaaaattttaacatgactattttttatttatacataataaaaaattattataaatatataaatcaataaatcTGCATTAAGCTCATAAACAGAGACGGAGGGAGAggggtaaaaaaaatttcataaatctatatattttttgtttcattttttaaaaaaattgaataattttgtccccttaaatattatatttttcatttttgtctcTTTAAACCTAAAATCTTGATTCCATCACGTCTCGTAAACCATTTGATTAAAGAATTAATATACTCAAATTATAATTAGATAACCAATagtatatgattttttaaaaagttccAATGATATAGAAATTATGGGTAAGTATTAATTGGTTTAAATCGATGTAATCAATTGAATtcaattaattcaaatttagttttttttttttaaattattgattatgaagtacaatttatttgattattttgataaaatttcgatattcaaaatttataaatgaattgatcaaaaattaattattattactatatttttaaatatattatatataaataattattaataattttaaaatacctctcaaaaatatatttttaatataaaaatattatttattatttctatttaaataacaatatatatatatcacttGAAAACTTGAGGCACAAGCAAccataatataaattataaaatttgaaatatttttgtaattttaaatgaatttttgaGGTGATTAAAAATTATAGATTCTATAGAATCCGTAACAGAATACCACCCTTACCATTGAAAGGAAAAGATTTTTCTTTgcaaaaatagaataaaacgAAAGTAAAAGACTGTCCAAACTTGGAAGAGCATATCAATCACTTgaacttatttaaaatttaaatctttttcccttttgtttcaaacttaaaattttattaaacattgactaaaaaataatcatataaagttacaaatttaaatatttcaaattttatacatataataataaaaaattaaaattttttaaaagtgaCGACTTTCACCACTTGTCACCATCTTAATTCTATTATTGCCTTTTACATTATGTATGACAGATATAAATAACTTTATTGATGGATAGcttattttgagtttttttcaACTTTGTAGGAGGTTTATGTTTTCCttctaaattttatattataaatgtataatatttattgtttttgtgaGTTCTATTAATATTTGTTATGATTTTCGCTTTTTTCACTTACTATaatgttgtttctttttatacaATTAGCATCTTATGAGAatcttttttctcaattagtaTCTTATggataagttttatttttctaagaaattaaattgttaatttttaaatattaaaattataaaatatttttaaatgtgAATAATTAAGTTAACtttaaattaagaatatgtTTAGTTTGTGAAACGgaatagaatgaaaatggAATAATCATTCATACTAATTTTGGGTCAATAAGAAAACCCTATTCAAGCTAATATAATCCAACAAGTTGCTGGAAATGTCCATATCCAAAAGCAATCCCAGCTTTTCTGCATCCCCTAGTTCCTTGTTGTTCAATCTGTCAAGCTGATTATTTagtaatataatataatatatgagtttttttttttataatttaaaacatttaatatttacttattattCTGAATTTTccagaaaaaaaagtaataaaaaatttactatTAGAAGAAGAATTCTTACGTAGCTGATTTGagaaaggttttttttttttctttttgaggaAACGTTAAAATTAGTCAAATAAATTCTAGGCTTTGAAATTatgtttcattttatttttgccaTCTCTTTCTCATTAAATCAATGGGAGAATATCCATGGGATATTTATTTGGcattattaattgattttgaaaattcttaCCTATAGTCTCTTTcaatcaaatttgatttgatttggggaataaaggattttaatttttttttttccttttgggtGCATTCAAACAGAGAAGAAGATTCAACCTAACATccatcaaatgaaaaatgcactcaggtgttattcaatatttttccaCATTATCTTTCATGAATAGAACCCTTCTACTTCAAATTGACAATTTCTTTTGACAATTTTGtgttatattttcaattttgtactATCAATCAATAACTCTAATTCTCACCCATATGCTTAAATAATTGTAGATACTAATTCCAAGGCAATGGAGTCTTTTTGGGTAAGTCATTGGAGCCTGTCCACATATCTAATCTAGCTCATGCTTTTCTGCCTCTGTACTTTCTCGAACTAATCTAATCTGGCAAGTTCCTAGAAAACTTCACTTCCACTGTTTGGTCTTTGATAGTTTAACTACATTTTCAGTTGTCTAATTAAGTTTAGTTACAGAGTAATCATTTTCATGTTCAAAAGGGGACAGAGAAGAAAAGCTCTGTTTACTAtttaaaaaactaaagaaacaTTCTTGCTATGCTTATCTATAGATTATTATCATATTGTAAAAGAATGTTTCACTTTTCCTTAGCCTCTCAATGTTTGATGAGTAGAGAACTTGACCCAAAGGCCTTCTtgtcttctcattttcttgtCTAGACTGCTGGGGAACATGGGCCTGATTCTGTTTATGAATCTTGATCTCTTAGGCTTACTGTCTGGTTTATGAATTCTGCCggattctattttcttttggaaAATGGGCCTGATTCAAAGATGGAATTAAGTTCTATAATTCAATAAACATATGAAGCGTTCATGTGCACGCTTGCTGCAATGTACAACCTTATCTTTTTCATGCATTAAAAAGACAGAAGAAACAGTTTAATTAATATGTAAAGCCGATAGTGAAATCAATGCAAAGAGTTTTTCAACAGGCAAATCATGCATTGTTGACTACTTGCCTGTATCAGTTATATAGCCATGCAATTTTAACGACCTGCAAATAGGAATGATTCAGTGACTGCCATTGTTGCTACAGAATCCTTTGTCCAAGTTAAAGAATAATCACGGGACTGTTCCAGGAGCTCCTGCGTATGAAGAATTTTATCCAAATCTTCAGGCAGTGAAGCTTGGCCATTCAGATATGAGATAACTTGTGACATTCTTGGCCTATATGCTGCAATAGTATGTGAGCATAACAGTGGGAGCTTTAATACTAGATCAATCTCTTCAGCCGCAAAATCCTTGTTAAGTTCGGGGTCCGCTGTTTTCAATATATCCCCTTCATTCCAGCAATTGAACACCCAATCCACAAGATGCACCTCTTCAGCTGATGCTCGTGGCATGAGCGGCCTTCTACCACAAACAACCTCCAGGCAAAATGCCCCAAATGCATAAACATCAGTGCTTGTATTTGCCCTGCCAGTTTTAGCAAGCTCTGGTGCTATGTAGCCATAGGTGCCAGCTAGATGAATTGTTTCCTGTGCATGTTTACTACATCTTGCAAGCCCAAAATCACCTAATTTTCCATTAAGGTCATCATCTAATAACACATTGCTGGCCTTGATATCTCTGTGAATGATGACTTCCAACCATTCTTCATGCAGGTAGGCAACTGCAGAAGCTACATCtttgattattttaaatctttgGCTCCAATTAAGAGTTACCTCTGGCTTGTTGTGTAGGTACTTGTCAAGACTGCCATTAGGCATATAATCATAGACCAAAAGGAGCTCATCTTTACCTCGACAATAACCAACGAGTCGCACTAAATTGGGATGTCGCAGCCTTCCAATTGTGCCGATCTCTGCAAGAAACTCTTTCATTCTTTGTTGAGATTTGTCAAAAATTCTCTTCACTGCAATTTGGACTTTTGATGCAGGTAATTCTCCTCTATAAACCTGACCACAACCGCCTCGTCCAAGAAGCTCCTTTTCATTGAAGCCTCCAGTCGCTGCAAATAGATCCCTGTAAGGAAACCTATGAGGTCCGAACTGAACCTCCCAATCTTCAAGTATCTCAGTGAATCTGTCTTTCTTTcttgacaagaaaaaaatagcaGAGAACACAACTGCCAACAAAAGTACTCCAACTACTGGCACCGCAACTGCCactattatttctttcttcctggattttttctttcttgatcTAGTTACAGATGGTAGTTTGTCCAGGTCAAGATCCTTAGCTACTCCATCCATCTGGAAGCTCCAGCCAGAAATATATGTAGATGCCACCTGCAAACCCGTGGCCGAAGAGAAACCAATGTACATTTGTTCTAAAATGATTGGTGATAAATCGATGTCCATGGACAGTAGAGGGACTTTTGGCTTACTCCTGCGGATTACTGGAGACAAAGTGACGTTCAGTTGATGCTTTGTACCGTCATATTCCACCCAAACCTGCATCCTGTCCCCACATGAAAGATCAGCAGGCCTATATTTTCCAGTTTTGCTGTAAACAGAACCTGCAGAAACAGATTTAGCTGACTTCAAACTGTTAATATCAACACCAACATGGTTATCGTCGATATCTGCAAATTCCTGGTTTTGGAACGTGTCAAACTCGATGGCAACTATATGATTGGAAGATAACCCATCAgttgaaaagttaaaaagtcCCAGATGCTGGCCTGGAGCAACTTGGCCAAACTCCTTGGAAGGAGCAAGCACAAAGGTAATACCATGGCCTCTAGAGTTCTCAGGAACTATGACGAACACGAAAGTGGTGGAGAAAGAGAAGGCGTTAGCATTTGGTGAACTCTTGAACTTAAACGGGACAGAATAGAAAACGTGGCCAACCTGAAAAGTTGAACTGTCTGTGAGCCTGAAAAGACCATCAGTTCTCAATTCCGCTATACCACCAAGTTCTAAACTCTGTTCTTGGCCAGAAACCAACT from Theobroma cacao cultivar B97-61/B2 chromosome 5, Criollo_cocoa_genome_V2, whole genome shotgun sequence carries:
- the LOC18597713 gene encoding L-type lectin-domain containing receptor kinase IV.1, with the protein product MCFRFAVLLALLISFAAAGDVNLISNGFRSSNLSLDGIAEFTSNGLLKLTNETRQQKGHAFYPNPVNFKNSTNGSVFTFSTTFVFAIIPEYPNLSGHGIAFVIAPTRGLPGALPSQFLGLFNESNNGNATNHVVAVELDTIQSNEFADINDNHVGIDINGLKSDKSFPAGYYEDGTRQFRNLTLISGQRMQVWVEYHGLEKRMDVTLAPINVPKPKTPLLSLSRDLSSILNNEMYVGFSSSTGSVLTSHYVLGWSFSINGQAQELTLSQLPKLPRLGRKKRSRFLTIGLPLILVSLVLAAVSGVAYFIRRKRKFAEVVEDWELEYGPHRFKYKDLYVATKGFKDKELLGAGGFGKVYRGVLPTSKLEIAVKRVSHESRQGMKEFVAEIVSIGRLRHRNLVQLLGYCRRKGELLLVYDYMPNGSLDKYLYDQPNVTLNWRQRFRVIKGVASGLFYLHEEWDQVVIHRDVKASNVLLDGELNGRLGDFGLARLYDHGKDPQTTHIVGTLGYLAPEHTRTGKATPLTDVFAFGAFLLEVACGRRPIQAQSPAEDVILIDWVYSCWYKGDILEAKDPKLGTEYVAEEVELVLKLGLLCSHSEPEARPTMRQCVQFLEGDIPLPEISSLTLSSGGLAFAHREGFDDFAMSYTSSIYKGFSQSSSVAESLLSGGR
- the LOC18597714 gene encoding L-type lectin-domain containing receptor kinase V.9 produces the protein MFFKKLLLLFLWIKVATSSNQGFIFNGFSLQLVSGQEQSLELGGIAELRTDGLFRLTDSSTFQVGHVFYSVPFKFKSSPNANAFSFSTTFVFVIVPENSRGHGITFVLAPSKEFGQVAPGQHLGLFNFSTDGLSSNHIVAIEFDTFQNQEFADIDDNHVGVDINSLKSAKSVSAGSVYSKTGKYRPADLSCGDRMQVWVEYDGTKHQLNVTLSPVIRRSKPKVPLLSMDIDLSPIILEQMYIGFSSATGLQVASTYISGWSFQMDGVAKDLDLDKLPSVTRSRKKKSRKKEIIVAVAVPVVGVLLLAVVFSAIFFLSRKKDRFTEILEDWEVQFGPHRFPYRDLFAATGGFNEKELLGRGGCGQVYRGELPASKVQIAVKRIFDKSQQRMKEFLAEIGTIGRLRHPNLVRLVGYCRGKDELLLVYDYMPNGSLDKYLHNKPEVTLNWSQRFKIIKDVASAVAYLHEEWLEVIIHRDIKASNVLLDDDLNGKLGDFGLARCSKHAQETIHLAGTYGYIAPELAKTGRANTSTDVYAFGAFCLEVVCGRRPLMPRASAEEVHLVDWVFNCWNEGDILKTADPELNKDFAAEEIDLVLKLPLLCSHTIAAYRPRMSQVISYLNGQASLPEDLDKILHTQELLEQSRDYSLTWTKDSVATMAVTESFLFAGR